The genomic DNA GCCATCTGAATCTCGAAACGGCACAACCCGCGTGAGGAAAGGTTGAAACTTTCCGTCCGCTCCACGGATGGGAAGTGTCATGTCGAACGAGTTGCCGGTTGCCAACGCCCTTCGCCATTGCTTAATAACTTTGGGCAAGACATCAGGATCTAGCACTTCTTGCCATCCCCAGCCTGCCATTTGCTCGAATGTCGTGCCGGTGTATTCGTACCAACGGTCGTTGTACCAATCGATGTGACCATCTGGTTTTGCCATCCACGCCAACTGAGAGATGGCATTCCCCAGTTGAACGAATCGTGTTTCGCTGTCGCGTAGTCGCTCCTCAGCTTCCATTCGCTCTGTAATATCTCTAGCGATCTTGGAGGCTCCGATGATTTGGCCTTGAGCATTCCTGATTGGTGATATCGTCAACGAAACGTCAACACTTTGGCCATCACTCCTGAGACGCACCGTGTCGAAATGTTCAACATGCTGCCCGGCCCGCAATTGTGCAATGATCTGATCTTCTTCCGCGATTCGTTCCGCCGGGATCAACATGGAAATATGGCGACCGATTGCCTGCTCTGCTGTATAGCCAAAAATACGCTCGGCGGCGGCGTTCCAACTCTGAATAATTCCATCAAGAGTCTTGCTGATAATGGCATCGTTTGATGAGGTGATAATGGCTGCCAAGAAACGGGAATGTTCTTCTCGTTGAGCATTCTCCTGCTCCAGCCTTCTTCGCTGCGTCACATCGCGAAACACCAGCACACAACCAATAACGTCTCCTTTTTTAGAGCAGATTGGAGTCGCACTTTCGTCGACGACCCGCTCTGTGCCATCCTTCCCGATCAGAATTGTATTGCTGTTGGGACCGGCAATGGAACCTTCTCGAAACGCCTGTGCCGCAGAGTTTTCTACGGGCTGACGCGTGTGTTCGTTCACGATGTGAAACACAACATTCAGCGGTTGACCGGTCGCTTCAACGTTCGTCCACCCTGTGAGCGACTCCGCAACGGTATTCAGATTGACGCAGCGACTATTCATGTCGGTCGTGATGACCGCATCCCCGATACTTGTCAGTGTCGTTCGCAGTCGCTCTCCCTGCTCTCGCAGTTGCTCTACAGCCTTCAACCGCTCGACGAAAATCGTCGTTTGATTCGCCCCAACTTCGAGTAACAGCCGGTCAGACTCGGTCGGAAACTCTTTTTTCCGAGAGCCAGTTATGAGAACGCCCAGATCCTCAGCGATGCCGAATTGGGTGACCGCCATGTGGAGTGTCCCATCTCCAAATGGATCGGAAATCGTGGAAATTGGAGCCTCTTCCTCAGGACTTAAAATCGGCAGTAGCGAAGCCTGAACCGTATCAACGATTGCAGGGTTAGAGCCATTCCTCGTTCTGACAACTTCAATCACTCCCTCACTTTTCAAACCACGCAACTGGATGTAAAGCAAGTCCAACGACAACGAATTAAACAGAACGTCGGCGAAGTTCCGGGCAATCCCCTCGGGGCCTAGTCCGGTCCAATTTGCAGGCAGCGTCGAGAGAGCAACCAAGTCCTGCATCGTCCGTTGTAAGCGGCGATTCTCCTCTCCGGGATGATTTTCTCTAACGTGCATTCCTGACCCAGCGATTTGTCTCAGATCCGAGTGAGTTTCCAGACGCTAGAAGCTGAGATTCTAGCACGCGCCGAGTGCGACCGCAGCAGTAAAGAGTCTCTAAATTTGGGATCTGTTGCCAGATATTCTCTTCTTTGTTCCCCTTGCCGGTGTCCACAACCGTCAGCAAGCTGATGTTTCCTTCTATCTCACAGCTTATATTATCCTACAAGCTGGAATCTCTCATCGTCATACACAGAAAGCCTCGATTTCCCTGCAGCAGAGGCTTGGCTGAAATGCTAGAGTGCTCTCATCAAGAACGACTTAATTTTCCCGATTCACCACCTTGCCGATCACGAGCCTTTTAAGCTGATGTTGAACGCGTGTGAGAAACTGATAAAAAGCGGAGCAATCATGACAATTCGCCGTACACTTCTTCTAATGGGTTTCTTCATCGCCATTCCCTTCAGTCAATCAGATGCAGCTGACAAATCGCGACCTCTAATCGTCGCTCACCGTGGCCTGTTGCACCACGCGCCAGAGAACACGCTGGCAAATTTCCGAGCGTGCCTCGAACTGCGACTCGGATTTGAGTTCGATGTGGAGCGAACCAAAGATGGTCACTTGGTCTGCATTCATGACAGTACAGTGGACAGGACCACGAACGGAACAGGAAAAGTCTCGGACTTAACGCTGACACAAATCCGTGAACTCGACGCCGGGAGTTGGTTTGACCCGATGTTTGCTGATGAGAAAGTACCAACTCTCGAGGAAGTCCTAAGACTGGTCGCTGAGTACTCGCATCATCGAGTCTTGATCGCCGTTGATCTCAAGACCGGAGGTATCGAACAGGAAGTCGTTCAACTCGCAGAGAAGCACAATGCCCTGGGGCGATTATTGTTCATTGGTCGGACAATCTCAGACTCAAACGTCAGAGAGCAACTCAAGCAAGCATCGAAACAAGCAGAGACAGCCGCCGTTGCCAACAATACGGGAGAGTTCACGACTGCCCTCGCTACCACAAATGCTGATTGGGTTTACTTTCGCTATCTGCCTCCCCCAGAGCAGATGAAAGCAGTGCGGAATGCCGGGAAACGATCCTTCATTGCCGGGGCAACGGTCGCCGGGCATCTCTCTGAGAACTGGCAGCACTGCGCCGAAGTGGGATTGGATGCGATCCTGACCGATTATCCGCTGGAATTGCGACATTCACTGAATTCAAGCACACGTTAGAACATATTGATGTTCGGCGTATCCAAGAACTGATCCTGAAACTTGAAATTGCTCTCTCAAACGTTGAGAGAAGCGGCTACTCCAGAGGTTTTCGGACTGGTTCTAGTAAAAATGCAGACGCCAATGTGAGAAAACGTGGCGTTCTGGCTTGGTGTGGTGGTCTTTTTGCGGATGCAGTGAAGGTTCCTTTGTCGGTTTTCAATTCTGCATTGCGATCCAGTGCCCATCCAGTGGCAGTCCGCTGGCTGACACCAAAATTCGCAAGTCCAGGGTTTCTGCAAGTCCAGTTTCAAATCATCAACAGCGACATGTGATCCGGGCTGATCGAACAGAAGCCCACCATGCGTGGAATCAAATGAGGCCATGGCGGATGATGGGGCGTTCGCACTGCTGTGAGAGGCAGATGAGTCCTCCGATGCCCCATCTGCAGCTTTGTCTTTCAAGACAAGTCGGCACGTCCAGATATCGCCCTTGCCAAAGGTTCCCTCGCGGGCGCTTGTGAAGAATGCCGTGCCGTCTTCCAAGATCACGAAATTATGGGACGTGAAGTTCGCTTGTAGTTTCTGTTTCTCAAATTTTCCGTCGGAGCCACGCCGCGCAATATAATGAGTTCCTGATCCTCCTTGAGCAAACAATAACGTCTTCCCATCAGCCAGAGGTTGGATTTCACCGACACTTCCAAAATCTGATCCCATCGGAGAGGGATTGCTCCAGGGGGCGTCCACAGAATTGCGATGGGCCACGAAGAGGTCGTAGGATTTCCACTGACCGCTCCAGGCCCGGAAGTAGAGCGTCAGACCGTCAGGAGAAAGATCTGCTCCTCCTTGTAGTTCCACTGGGTTGACTTCGTCCCCCAGATAAACAGGCTCCTGCCAGGGTGCATTGAGATTTGGTCGGCGGCAGGACCAGATTACCTCGTTTTTCCCATGACTCGGTCTGCTGAACAGCAACGACAACCCATCCCGGCTCAGTTGTGGATCTGTCGCCTGAATTTTATTGAGCTCGTCGACTGGACGTGGAGAGCTCCAAGGTGCGTCAAGGCTGCTTCGGCGGCACTCGTAGAGACGCGGTTCTGCACCGTCACCACGATCGGATTCGAACATCAGAATCAGCCCATCTGCTGTCAGGGTCGGATGGTTATCCCCAGCGACACTGTTGATTTGCGGCCCCAGGTTCACTGGTTCAGTCCACTCGTAATCAGGTGAAGTGAGCATCTCCACCAGACTGACTTTCCTCTCCTGTCCTCCTTCTATCGTCCTTTCAACACTCCGTACCCACTTCGCCCCGATGATCTTGCCATGGTACCCGTTACCGGAGGAGTCTTTGAGGACGTCGCCGATCCCTTCGTGGAACTTGTAAAGAACTAAGGTGTCGACATCGTTCATCATCTGTTGAGGTGGCTCGAAGCGTTTTGCGTACCGTGCAGACTTCGAGATTTTGAATTGACGAATCGCTCCGACAAAGTTGACTCCCAACCGAATATACTTACCGCTTTCTGAACTGATTTTATCTGGAAGCTTCACCGCTTTCATAGGCTCGCCGTTCACGAAAAGTTGAACCGTCCCATTCCGGAAGACACCCGCCAAATGGGTCCATTCTCCCTCCACTGCTGGCTGAGAGGCTTTAGAGTTCATGACACCAGCCTTCTCTCCGAAATTCACCATGAATCCCCAATGGCCACGTGCTCGAACGAGAGCTGCTGTGCTGAATTGGTTCACAACGAACACAAGGGGGGCATCTTGGTTTTGTACAGAGCCCGCTCGTACATAGGCCTCAAACGTGAATTCATCACGTTCACTCCAGGTGGTGTCCGGAATGTCTACGGAATTCTGGCCATCAAACTCAAGAGCGTATTGAACAGGTTCCCCTGAGGCTCGTTCTGGTGTGCTCCCACCTCCGCTCACTCCAACCCACTTCGCTCCAATGACCTTGCCGTCGTACCCGTTACCAGAGGCGTCTTTGATGACATCGCCGACCCCTTCGTCGAAGTGGTACAGAGCAAGAGTCCCTTGATCGGGAGCCAAGCGGGAATTGTTCGTTGGCGGGGTGAATTCACTCTGATATCGGGCGACATTCGAATACCTCAACTCGTCAATCACGCCGGGAAAGAAAACGGGGTTGTCACCTGCTTCATGTCCGATCAGCAGATCGGAACTGGGATTCCAGCCTATCTTGAATTGTCCGCGACTATAGCTATTCAGTTTCCCGTTGAGGTAAATACGAGTTTCTTTCCCGTCCCAGACACCGGCGAAATGGATCAGGTGACCATCCGACTGCCTTGCCTCCGTCTCTCCGATGTCCGTGGCGCTCGCATTCACTTGCCTGCCTAGCTGTTGCCACAGGTAGAGCTTGTTTTGTTTCTCCTTGATCGTATAGACATTAAAGTCTGTAGCAGTCAGGAAAGCGCATTTCTTGTCCGGTTCGTCGAAACGGAGCATCGCTTCGATTGTGAATGGTCCACCATTCACCGACGGAAAATTAGGGATCACTGCCTTCGACTTCACTCCGTCAAATTGCAGTCCATAATTGCTCACGCTGGCGACTTGAGTTTTTGTTCTTTCATTCGCCTGAGATTTTTTGGGAGGCAAAGATGATCGCCGTGGCTTCTCACCGTTCAGCAATCCATCCAGCTGACCGTTGAGGACAACGACTCTCACCGCAGTCTTGCCATCTTTGGCGACAGTGAACTCTTCGACGTGCGTTTTCAGGCCATCTTTCTGCAACTTCAGTTTGTGCTTCCCTGCGGAGAGTTTGTAGACATCCTCGCCATCATTGATATTGAGAACTTCCCCATCGACGCTCAACGTAATACTCGGATCATCGAGCGTAATCTGCACATCGTATTTGCCGACCCGGACTATCAAGAGAATCCCCAGTAAGAGGACCAACCCACCCAAACCACCAGCAATCAAGAGTTTCTTTGTCGGGCCATTCAAGCCAGACGCGGAAGTCGCCTTTTTCTTTCGGTTGGATGATGATTTTCCTGAAGTCCTGACTGGCTTGGGTAGCTTCTTTTTCTCGCGCAGCTGTTCTGTATAAGATTTCGGTTGAGCGACCGAGATCAGTGCCGGATTGGATTCTTCATGGGCGGACGGAATGGACGTCGGTTTTGGTCCAGTCTTCTTCGCCTGTTCTTTTTTCTGTCGCTTGCCCGGATTGCGGAGTACATCCTGCAGATCGGCAGCGACCTCACTCATCGATTGATAGCGTTTCTTCTGGTCGCCTGCGATCATCTTCAGGCAAATTGTTTCCAACCGTGGATCAATGTCTTTGCGAAGTTCTGATGGTTTTTTGGGGTTATTGAGAGCGATCTGCTGCAGCAGCGCCATCAAATTCCCTTTGAATGGCATCTCGCCCGTGATCAATTCGTACATGATAATGCCGAGGGCGTAGATATCGACCTGATGGTCGATTGCTGCCTGATCGCCTGCCACCTGCTCGGGAGCCATGTACGCCGGAGTTCCGAGTATCGCTCCACTTTGCGTGACTTGAACATCATCGCTGGAGCTGCGGCGGGCAAGGCCGAAGTCCATCACGACCGGCTCGCCGTACTGGTCAACCATGATATTTGCCGGCTTCAGATCGCGGTGAATGACCCCTATCTTGTGAGCCTCATCCAAGCCTAAAGCAAGCTTTCGAACCGTTGTGATGATTTGCTTTTCTGAATGCGATTTCTTCGACTTGGTGAAGTCCTTGAGTGGGCGCCCTTCGATGTATGCCATCGTGATGTAATGCTGCCCATCGATCTCACCGACATCGTACACTGGACAAATATTCGGACTTCGCAACGTCGCAGACGCTCGAGCTTCTCGGTAGAACCGCTCAAGGAGTTCTTTCTCAGCAACTCCATTACAGTCGCCAAACTTCGGAATTTTGAGAGCGACATCACGATCCAACTGTGTATCTTTGGCGAGATAAACCGCCCCCATGGCTCCTTGGCCCAGGACTTTTTGAATGGCGTAACGACCGAAGGTTTTGGGGATTTGGATGCTGGTCGCTGAGCCGGTATTGTTTTGATGTTTGTGAGCCACGGAAGTCTTGGAATCAGCGCTTCCGCGAACGACGGTGTGAGCAGTTGCATCCTCGGACGAGAGCTCTCCGACTTCACCCGAAGTGGCAATCGTCTCAGCGCCTCCCTCTGGAGTGCCCCCCTCTGCAACGTTCACTTCCACAACGTTCACATTTGCAAAGTGCCGCTCAAGTTCGGCAGCATGCTCCGGATGAGCGGCGATGAACTGCGCAGCGTTAAGTGCTTCGCCTGCCTCGATGCGGCTCTTGAACTCAGCAATCAACTGGTTCACGACCACACTTTGCTCGTCTCCGCCCATACCCATGCCCACAGCCTATTCAATTTCACACTCTTCCTGACTCTGTATACGCCAGCATGCAGAGTTCTCTCAATTCATTCAGTCCGAGAAACCTACCATTATCACAGGCGATATACGGTACAAATTGAGGCGGCCAAAATAGAGAAAAGTCTCTTCTGACGTCAATTCACATTAGAACCGTTGCAAAACCTCTGGAAATAGTCGCTTTCTCACCAGTTGAAAGAGCAAGCTCAAGTTTCGGGATTCGAACTACAGCCTCTTTCGAATTGGTTTGCAGGACCTGCCTCGTGGCGATCAGCATTTCCACTTGAGAAATGCGTTCTTCACGGGCACACGGTACAGCAAACGACTCTAATATGATGTAAAAATCCAATCAAACACAACCCGGAAGAAGAAAAAATCTGACCAGAGAGGATGGCAGGCAGAACAGACTCAATTTGCAAAGTCTGAGGTTCCTCGCTCTCCCTGGAATATCATCATTCAAACAGTGACCGCTCGTCTCGTTGCCCCCTTAAGCACGAAGTCCGATCACAAATCGAGTGTTCATGGGGCTTCGTGCAGGTATTGATGATGAGGCGAAGATGATGGTATGCTCCCCATTCAAGAGACCTCGCGATGTTCTTCACAAGAAGGCTGATGTTTTGCCAATCCATTTGACGACCCTCAATCGACGGCGATTCCTTCAAGCGGCTGGAGCGAGTATCCTGCTGTATGGGAACAACGCACCAGCTTCCGAGGCAGTCGACTCCGACCTGGTTTACCTGCTGAACGATACTCACATTGGTGAGAAGCACCCTGAGAATTCCGCGGTCCCGACTCATTTGCGACAGGTTGTTACCGAACTGGTGAATCGACCGACGAAGCCAGCATGCGTGCTGATCAATGGTGACCTTGCTCTCAAAGATGGCCAACCGGGAGACTATCGGCATTTTGCGAAACTG from Thalassoglobus polymorphus includes the following:
- a CDS encoding glycerophosphodiester phosphodiesterase encodes the protein MTIRRTLLLMGFFIAIPFSQSDAADKSRPLIVAHRGLLHHAPENTLANFRACLELRLGFEFDVERTKDGHLVCIHDSTVDRTTNGTGKVSDLTLTQIRELDAGSWFDPMFADEKVPTLEEVLRLVAEYSHHRVLIAVDLKTGGIEQEVVQLAEKHNALGRLLFIGRTISDSNVREQLKQASKQAETAAVANNTGEFTTALATTNADWVYFRYLPPPEQMKAVRNAGKRSFIAGATVAGHLSENWQHCAEVGLDAILTDYPLELRHSLNSSTR
- a CDS encoding protein kinase domain-containing protein, with protein sequence MGMGGDEQSVVVNQLIAEFKSRIEAGEALNAAQFIAAHPEHAAELERHFANVNVVEVNVAEGGTPEGGAETIATSGEVGELSSEDATAHTVVRGSADSKTSVAHKHQNNTGSATSIQIPKTFGRYAIQKVLGQGAMGAVYLAKDTQLDRDVALKIPKFGDCNGVAEKELLERFYREARASATLRSPNICPVYDVGEIDGQHYITMAYIEGRPLKDFTKSKKSHSEKQIITTVRKLALGLDEAHKIGVIHRDLKPANIMVDQYGEPVVMDFGLARRSSSDDVQVTQSGAILGTPAYMAPEQVAGDQAAIDHQVDIYALGIIMYELITGEMPFKGNLMALLQQIALNNPKKPSELRKDIDPRLETICLKMIAGDQKKRYQSMSEVAADLQDVLRNPGKRQKKEQAKKTGPKPTSIPSAHEESNPALISVAQPKSYTEQLREKKKLPKPVRTSGKSSSNRKKKATSASGLNGPTKKLLIAGGLGGLVLLLGILLIVRVGKYDVQITLDDPSITLSVDGEVLNINDGEDVYKLSAGKHKLKLQKDGLKTHVEEFTVAKDGKTAVRVVVLNGQLDGLLNGEKPRRSSLPPKKSQANERTKTQVASVSNYGLQFDGVKSKAVIPNFPSVNGGPFTIEAMLRFDEPDKKCAFLTATDFNVYTIKEKQNKLYLWQQLGRQVNASATDIGETEARQSDGHLIHFAGVWDGKETRIYLNGKLNSYSRGQFKIGWNPSSDLLIGHEAGDNPVFFPGVIDELRYSNVARYQSEFTPPTNNSRLAPDQGTLALYHFDEGVGDVIKDASGNGYDGKVIGAKWVGVSGGGSTPERASGEPVQYALEFDGQNSVDIPDTTWSERDEFTFEAYVRAGSVQNQDAPLVFVVNQFSTAALVRARGHWGFMVNFGEKAGVMNSKASQPAVEGEWTHLAGVFRNGTVQLFVNGEPMKAVKLPDKISSESGKYIRLGVNFVGAIRQFKISKSARYAKRFEPPQQMMNDVDTLVLYKFHEGIGDVLKDSSGNGYHGKIIGAKWVRSVERTIEGGQERKVSLVEMLTSPDYEWTEPVNLGPQINSVAGDNHPTLTADGLILMFESDRGDGAEPRLYECRRSSLDAPWSSPRPVDELNKIQATDPQLSRDGLSLLFSRPSHGKNEVIWSCRRPNLNAPWQEPVYLGDEVNPVELQGGADLSPDGLTLYFRAWSGQWKSYDLFVAHRNSVDAPWSNPSPMGSDFGSVGEIQPLADGKTLLFAQGGSGTHYIARRGSDGKFEKQKLQANFTSHNFVILEDGTAFFTSAREGTFGKGDIWTCRLVLKDKAADGASEDSSASHSSANAPSSAMASFDSTHGGLLFDQPGSHVAVDDLKLDLQKPWTCEFWCQPADCHWMGTGSQCRIENRQRNLHCIRKKTTTPSQNATFSHIGVCIFTRTSPKTSGVAASLNV